One Ricinus communis isolate WT05 ecotype wild-type chromosome 7, ASM1957865v1, whole genome shotgun sequence genomic region harbors:
- the LOC8263610 gene encoding protein ecdysoneless homolog — MATDSDPFASIFSQTNSRIPEDTVFYAIYPDTSLSNTFTSSYTPSLTLQTLHLEILNLISPITSSYIWQHQPFSLLVSSSSSHLPHLHGTLRFGDNIDDEWFAVYLLFLISNHFPNLSIRVWDNDGEFLLIEAAFHLPRWVHPDNIANRVFVRGGNLHIVPQDKLASPALIDSLKFLIYYENQSVADNNVQQAIKNRISDYPERAKKNTHKVRVRVPVSVAQVLKYEPCLISLGVEGFYDRDIDTMKYAAKMERFLSKGGRGEELVCASVTMSRAMYAQLMQQKFVAPKCYPKMPNRDDMEGFMEAELGMKIACGFEMMYQMRRKEGEEGKGSSWIKYKESLEKSGFFEGFLPGSKEYKRLMEKAEEYYRSSAMFSRISEMMSAPVRRIDEILAIQHSTDDFQNQDVPPSDDDSWLYNGESELSTALQERQKEMDLYNAKHKHKQKLKEPEDAGPSSDADLSDFDLGDIAKTMQAFMDKVSSYKGAEVPENRNMKEVDLDVDQFLKDMESVTKCHGPEDIASDVSEAASSSDMDFDESEDGSDIMEPSEDNEDREDTFMHTYLDALNDELKNTTLKKSFVHANDNTKRNEGTSNAAGEDMDEEFTPVDVDVNLVKSLLDSFSSQQGQAGPTSNLLGLMGLQLPRDNNSKGK, encoded by the exons CACTCCAAACACTCCACCTCGAAATCCTCAACTTAATCTCTCCAATCACATCTTCATACATATGGCAACACCAACCCTTCTCTCTCTTAGTCTCCTCTTCATCGTCTCATCTGCCTCACCTTCACGGCACCCTCCGTTTCGGCGACAACATCGATGACGAATGGTTCGCCGTCTACCTCCTATTTCTCATCTCTAATCACTTTCCTAACCTCTCCATTCGCGTTTGGGACAACGACGGTGAGTTCCTTCTCATCGAAGCCGCTTTTCACCTTCCTCGCTGGGTCCACCCCGATAACATCGCTAACCGCGTGTTTGTTCGTGGTGGAAATCTCCATATTGTTCCTCAAGACAAACTAGCTAGCCCTGCTTTAATTGATTCTCTGAAGTTCTTGATTTATTATGAGAACCAATCGGTTGCTGATAATAATGTTCAACAAGCGATTAAAAATCGGATTTCGGATTATCCAGAGAGAGCGAAAAAGAATACGCATAAGGTTAGGGTCAGGGTTCCAGTATCGGTAGCGCAGGTTTTGAAGTATGAGCCATGTTTAATTTCTCTAGGTGTTGAAGGTTTTTATGATAGAGATATTGATACGATGAAATACGCAGCGAAAATGGAGAGGTTTTTGAGTAAAGGAGGAAGAGGAGAGGAATTAGTTTGTGCGAGTGTTACGATGTCTAGGGCTATGTATGCACAGTTAATGCAGCAAAAATTTGTGGCTCCCAAGTGCTACCCGAAGATGCCAAATAGAGATGATATGGAGGGGTTTATGGAGGCGGAGCTGGGAATGAAGATTGCGTGTGGATTTGAAATGATGTATCAGATGAGGAGAAAGGAAGGAGAGGAAGGGAAAGGGAGTAGTTGGATTAAGTATAAGGAGAGTTTGGAGAAGAGTGGGTTTTTTGAGGGTTTTTTGCCTGGATCAAAGGAGTATAAACGGTTGATGGAGAAGGCTGAGGAGTATTACCGTAGTAGTGCAATGTTTTCTAGGATCAG TGAAATGATGAGTGCTCCAGTGAGACGAATTGATGAGATTCTTGCTATACAACATTCAACTGATGATTTCCAGAATCAGGATGTTCCTCCttctgatgatgattcttGGCTTTACAATGGAGAGAGCGAGTTGAGCACTGCTCTGCAAGAGAGACAAAAGGAAATGGATCTTTATAATGCTAAACACAAACACAAACAGAAGTTGAAAGAACCAGAGGATGCTGGTCCTTCTTCTGATGCTGATCTTAGTGATTTTGATCTTGGTGATATTGCAAAAACCATGCAAGCGTTTATGGATAAGGTGTCAAGCTACAAGGGAGCAGAGGTTCCAGAAAACAG gaacatgaaagaagtggaCCTTGATGTGGACCAATTCCTTAAGGACATGGAATCAGTGACGAAGTGTCATGGTCCGGAAGATATTGCTAGTGATGTTTCTGAAGCAGCATCCTCCTCAGACATGGATTTTG ACGAGTCTGAAGATGGTAGTGATATTATGGAACCTTCCGAGGATAATGAGGACAGAGAAGACACTTTTATGCATACCTACTTGGATGCTCTTAATGACGAACTGAAGAACACCACCCTTAAGAAGAGTTTTGTTCATGCAAATGATAACACCAAAAGAAATGAg GGGACCTCAAATGCTGCTGGGGAAGACATGGATGAAGAATTTACTCCTGTAGATGTTGATGTTAATCTGGTGAAGAGCCTTCTTGATTCCTTTTCTTCCCAACAAGGCCAAGCTGGTCCTACCTCCAATCTGCTTGGGCTCATGGGTCTACAACTCCCACGAGATAACAACAGCAAAGGCAAATGA